From Segatella copri, the proteins below share one genomic window:
- a CDS encoding sigma-70 family RNA polymerase sigma factor encodes MTEKEINKIVSENLNYVKSVANQYKGKGVEFDDLVSEGTLAMLMAARKFQADRGTDFVAYAGPFVHKAISQAIDKQSGLYRLPKDQKKFAPRNADKAVSVDAPLSANNPYTLLDILNDPDVKIADDTLNIEMMKKKMAESIADLLPREKEIITKFYGIGVPKETMAEIAEDMGLKRERVRQIRNLTIRRLNRSIRHQALRNYFKR; translated from the coding sequence ATGACAGAAAAAGAAATAAACAAGATAGTTAGTGAGAACTTAAACTATGTAAAATCAGTAGCCAACCAGTATAAAGGTAAAGGCGTTGAGTTTGATGACTTGGTTAGCGAAGGAACGCTGGCAATGCTTATGGCAGCCAGAAAGTTCCAAGCCGACCGGGGCACCGATTTTGTGGCTTATGCCGGTCCATTCGTTCACAAGGCTATATCACAGGCCATCGATAAACAATCAGGACTTTATCGTTTACCGAAAGACCAGAAGAAATTTGCCCCAAGAAACGCAGACAAGGCTGTATCTGTAGATGCGCCACTAAGCGCAAACAATCCGTATACCCTATTAGACATATTAAACGATCCGGATGTAAAGATTGCAGATGATACCCTGAATATAGAAATGATGAAGAAAAAGATGGCAGAAAGCATTGCAGATTTATTGCCACGAGAGAAAGAAATCATCACCAAATTCTATGGTATAGGTGTTCCTAAAGAAACGATGGCTGAAATTGCTGAAGATATGGGGCTCAAACGCGAGCGAGTTCGCCAGATACGAAATCTGACCATACGCAGATTGAAC